DNA sequence from the Vicia villosa cultivar HV-30 ecotype Madison, WI linkage group LG3, Vvil1.0, whole genome shotgun sequence genome:
CAAAACATAAATTTTCTatatctttttgtttatttatggTCTGTTAGGTAAGACTCAAAAAAGAGCTTTtaacttttagcttttcagctcacATTAATtaaaaaagctctgtttggtaacaCTATTTTAGCTTTTACTTATAGCCTTTTTAttagcttttagttttttttttcaaaagctatctgaagtagcttttgagcttgtagcttttagcttgtgactttttttctttcatttatatCCTTACTTTTACcaaaatattattacccttattaATCAAAATGATCTTTTGTGTCATTTTATATCTATTAGttaatgaaacagctaatttaccaaacactcatgttagcttatcagctatcaatcatcagctataagctaccagctaattttaccaaacagagtcCTAGTTTTCTTTTCTATCAACTATATATATTTAgtcctttttaattttttatttataaaaaaattctcttCTTTTAGTTCAATTTTAGAACAACCATTTAACTTTAATttcataaattataataatttacgACTCATTTAAAGTTTTAGTCtagctttttataaaaaaaaacatattcttttattaaaaaactCTTCTATAAGAAAAACAAGCTACTAGAAATTGTGAAATCAAAAACCCTGGTTATGAATCGCTAGTTTAAGATCATTATCATTCTGAATCGAAATCATTACTGTTTACATAATCGAAATCATTACTATTTTAAGAACTGATCGCTCTTTCATCTTTCAAAATCACTATCGTTCTAAATAAAACTTTTCGCTATTTTATTGATGCAAAATAGTTTATTAATAGGCACAATGCCGGTAATTTTTCTCTATATAGAGTTTATTTATATTTCATCTCAAGACCTAAATTATGAGATGATTTAAGGTCTTTGCAACAATGTATAATTTTTACTAGGGCTTGAGTGAGcagtattgaagagtaattcaatattcagaagatgagcatcagaagttctgatgtgggctgatcttctgatgcatggttactcagaagatagtgttgaccagaagttctaccttctggCTCCAGATAGCGTAGCTGTTTATTTATTTAAGGGTATTTTAGTATTTGTTTGTTTTGTACTATTTGTATCTTTTATCTTGGTCACTAAGTTAGCTTTATTAGGGCTGAGGTggcaattttcttttgtataaatagccttgtagtagctgtcATTAAATACAACAACACATTTATTCTCCCTCTttctttgcgccgttattcttttCTCTTTGCTATCATCATTGATTTTTGTGCACCAAcatttggtatctagagctccgattccaaacacagggaaacacgagtgaacgtgagtttgtgtgactgtgtgattgattttatttctgggaaacaaagttgtgtttaatcacatttttcttggttgtttgtgggttgggaaacattgtgtgagtgtgagtgagatctgtttttctgcacaagtttgaagatgagtggaagcaacttgaataccaaacttccagttcttgatggtaaaaactggaatagatggatgattcaaatgcgtgtattatttggtgctcaagatgttctagatcttgttaCTGAAGGATATGTTctggttgcagcggatgcaacggaagaacaaagagaagcgcagagagaaaCGAGGAAGAGAGATcagaaggcgttgttcttcatccatcagtgtgtggatgtgaatgtgtttgagaagattgctgattctatgacgtcaaaggaggcgtgggatatactggtcaggtgttacagTGGTGAtgcatcagtgaagaaggtgaagctttaatctctgagaaagcaatatgagaatctcaacatgaagaacaatgagaaagtttcaGAGTATATCCCTAaagtgattttgatcactaacgagatgaaggcttgtggagaaactctttctgaacaagtaatcatagagaaggtatggaggtcacttactcctctatttgattatattgttgtatctatttaacattctaaagatctggaaaccatgaaaatggaagagttgcaaagcagtctagaagcacaagagttgcgtctggcTGAGAGAACTTCTGAAAGGGAAGTTAAGCAAGCTCTGAAAGCCTCTTTTGTCAATAAGGACCAGAAGCATTCTTGGTCAGAGGCCAAGAaaagacgtggtgatagattccagaaggaagcctcaatttctgatgagaagaaatatcagaagggaaaggagaagaagaaagttcaatgttaatGTTGCAAACAATTTAGCCATTTttctagagactgtttggcaaacaaaggaaggaaatcagaagaagcaaatataacTAGAGGTGATTCAGATAATGAACCTGTGTTATTGATGGCTTCTGAGTCTGATGGAAGATATTCATCTGATTGGTGGTATTTGggcactgggtgttcaaatcacttgactggaaacaaactttggctgatagactttgactccaaaaggaggacaaagatcagatgtgctgatgataagtaccttaatgcagaaggtatgggaaatgtcaaattCAAAGTGAAGAATAGGAAGAttgttctgatcaaggatgtttggtatgttcctggaatcagaagcaatctgatgagtgtacgtcagctcattgagaaaggtttctcagttgttatgaaggacaacctcttgaagttgtatgattccaatcagaagttgattatgcaatctgaacatgGAAGCAACATAACATTCAactgaatgtagaaacagctgaaatagAGTGTCTGGGAGcaaaaggctcagaaggtgatagtaagctgtggcataagaggttggggcatctgaactatagaagtctggggcatctaagttctaagaagctcgtacgtggaattcctaagattgtgaagcctgagaagtcatgtgaggtatgcatgaaaggcaaacaacccagattgccatttgtatcaaaagttgctccaagagcaaagcatgctctgggagtagtgcactatGATGTGTGTgaaccatttccagaaccttcactcggaggaaataggtattttgtgtcttttgtggatgagttcacaagaatgacgtgggtaacacttatcaagtttaagactgaggtgttcacagaattccagaagttcaaggtgaaggctgagaagcagaatGGTCAGAAGATAatgattctcagaacggatggtggaggtgagtataactctatagaattccagaagttctgtgatgataagggaattgagcatgaggttactgctccttatactcctcaacacaacgGTCTGGCTGAACGAAGAAACcttactttgcttgatatgacgagaggtatgctaaaagagaagaagcttcctcacaaCCTCTGAGGAGAAgttgttgctactgcagcatatgtgctcaacaggtgtccaacaaagaggctgaaggaaattgttcctttggagaagtggactaaagagaagcaaagtgttagtcatctgaaggtttttggttctgtgtgttacaaacacgttccaaaAGCTAGAAGGAGGAAGTTAGATGATAAGAgcagagtgatgttattggtggggtaccacagtacaggtgcatacaagctctattgtccagagactaacaaagttgaagtcagcaaagacgtcattgtgaaagaatcagaagtttgggattggagagagtctcaaccaacttccgatatagagataacttttgaagaacagttagagtcagaagatgaagaatcttctaaagataagtcagatggtgaatcagattctgatccagattctgatccagactctgatgatgatccagagtctggtggtagtcatgattctggaagggatgactctggaggtggtgactttggaggtggtgactctggagtaggtgactctgaagtagctcaaagaccacaaagagtcagaactatacctagaaggtttgcagattttgacatgttgcaagacacagaagttgactcagaaggagatgtcattcagtgtgccatgttagtagattatAAACCAGTGGGtattgaagaagcgctcaagaacaaagtctggctgaatgccatgaaagaagaacttgaggctatagaaagaaacaagacttggaagctgacagaacttccagaaaagaagaaagccatcagcgtcagatgggttttcaaggtaaagctgaagccagatggatcaattggtaaacacaaagcaaggctagtggcaAGAGGTTTTCTTCAAAAACCtgggctagattactttgaggtgtttgctcctgtagctagacatgaaacaatcagactggtgattattttagctgcaaacagaggttggtccttgatgcatctggatgtaaagtctgcatttctgaacggtccattacaagaggaggtatacgtgtcacaaccccctggctttgtgaaaaagaatcaggaagggatggtTTACAAGCTACACAAAGctctatatggattgaagcaagcgcccCGAGCTTGGAATATGAAGACTGATTCATTTTTTAAGAAGCAAGAGTTTCAGAAGtatgagatggaatatggagtttatgtacaacattctggaagcaatatgattttgttgtgtctttatgttgatgacatattgcttacagggagttgtccagaagatctgatgaagttcaaaaaggtgctgatgaatgagtttgagattacagaccttggaaaaatgtcatattttctagggatggagattatATACTCaggagatggtatcattctgcattagctgaagtatgagttagaacttctaaagaagttcaagctggagaattgcaaagctgttgTTACACCATCAAAAACAAATCAGAAATTGGACTCTGGCTCTGAAGGTGAAAATGTTGATGCTACGATCTTCAAACAGCTTGTGGGTTCTctgaggtatttgtgtaataccaggcctgatatatgctatgcagttggattggttagtaggttcatgagtaaacctaagtggtcccactATCAAGTTGCTGTCAGAATCTTGAGATATATCAAGGGAACTCTGATGTTTGatatattgtttccttctgggagaaaggaagaatcagatttattgagttactctgactttgattggtgtggagatagagttgatagaaggagcaCCTCTGGATATTTTTATGTTTCTGGGAGGTCATATCTCTTGGAGTTCCAAAAAGCAAGCtattgttgctctatcaacttgtgaagctgagtacattgcaggcgctgtagctgcatgtcaagctgtgtgacTTCTGAatttattagaagatctgaagattaaagtgaagaagcctctgaagctgatgattgataacaagtctgcaatcaatcttgccatgAATcctgtgttacacggaagaagcaagcatattgagactaagtatcatttcttgagaagccaagtccagaatggaacattagaagttgtgcactgtagcacccagaagcagatagcagatgttctgacgaaggcagtcaagacggatcaatttctgctcttaaggaatggaattggcgttgtcagctttgattgaagaatatgaattaagggatggtattgaagagtaattcaatattcagaagatgagcatcagaagttctgatgtgggctgatcttctgatggttactcagaagatagtgttgaccagaagttctaccttctgggtcCAGATAGCTTAACTGTTTATTTAtttaagggtactttagtatttgttTGTTTGTAAGTTggcaattttcttttgtataaatagccttgtagtagttGTCATTAAATTCAACAACACATTTATTCTCCCTCTTTCTTTGCACCGTTATTCTTTTCTCTTTACTATTATCATTGATTCTTGTGCACCAACAAGCAGAAAAATTCACATATGTAGGAAATTTGGTTATCGGGAAAAAATCAGATCCAGTAAGATTTTCATCATTTCAAGGCTAATTTTGTAGAATTTTAGGACATAATCTAAGTATATATGTGGTCCCACGTTACATAATATAGTTGAACTATAGAGATTTTCACCATTAATGCTTATTTGGCTTGATCTGTATGGCTAATTGGGCCATGCTCTTTGTGACAGGCCATCTATCTACCAGCAGCTATATCATTCTTGGCGTCGAACCTTCAAGGTTTCTTATGATAGTAACTTGTTCTCAAACTATGCTTCAAAATAAATGCCACACAGTTCTATAGTTGCCGGTTAGCTTTTGATATAATAACGTATTATTTTATGATGGCTGAAGCTCAACTTTTTTACAAGTAAAAGCAATGAGTTGATATTTTGACGCATATTGCAGATAATATAACCCTTTTCATGAGACTCTGTTATAGTTAGCAAGTAAAATAGGGCCCAATGTTTTTTCTGACTCAAGTATCAATGAAGAGCCAAAATATCGTATCGTTGATGACTTTCGTATCACTTTGATTTCAAGTATAAATTGAAATGCATTTCTAGCTATTAGGAACTTTCAAATTTCCAATGAAATGAAATTATTTGATAGTTGAAATTCATGTCTTACtgctattttaatttatttgcgGATTATGGTTGGACCCAAAGATAAATGGGTTTAGTTGTCTTCCTTGTAGGCACATTTATGACATATTTGCATCTGAAAAAGCTTCTACAATAAAAACATTAAGGGAAGTTAATTGACTAATTCTAGATGTGTTTGATTGTAAATTGTTTTCTGAATTTTATATGTATTTGGCTAAGTGTATCATGTATGGTTCTTAATAAAATTATGACCCTTTTTCCATATAAGATCCACTTTTAGTATTGTTAGTATTTCTATATGAAATATCTGAAAGAATTGTTTATGTACTTACTGATATTTTTGCTCGAGTCTCCTATCCATTAGAGTATTTTTGATAATTCCAACCATTTGGCATATGGACTCTTTTATAATTACTTTGTTACTTTGTTGTCACCGTACCTTAATAGTTTATAATAAATAAGAATCAAATATATGTTAATGCAACGGGCATAATAAATTAAAGAACAAATTTACGGGCTATCATTATCTTTAAGTTTTGTTCATTTGATCTTATGCTTTTAATTTGAAGGTATTATGTTTGATTTTGCAGGGGACTAAGTTACATATTTAAGACCTTCAAAGATTGCCAAAGTTTAGTTAAGTAGTTGTTGAAGTAAAGAAAGCTTTTATTCTTGTTTTTCGGTATCATGAATTTTATTTTCCAAGTTGTTTTGTTGTTTTAAGAAAGCATTTCACCTGGGAGGTGCTCTTGCTAACCAAAGCAAGATTCTTGAAATGTAAATATTCATTCGTATGAACTTGGCTTTTAAATATCTTTATTCAAAGATAAAAGTCACTTTGGCCTTCATGGAAACCATGTTTTGTATATGAGTTTTTATAGATGAGCTTTATATTTCCATTTGAGATGCAAGATATTGTGTTTCCTTCATCGACAAATGGTGCTAGAGACCTGCATATTTTCCCTTTCGATTGTACACGTGTCTTCTATGCTTCATCAGGGAAGAAAGTAGAGTGCTCAAGTATAGTTGCACTAAGTACTGAACCATTTGGTCTTACAATTCAATAAGCCTTTAGCATGCATTTTACACCAGCTAAATATAAAGTACGGAGTAAATGTGTTGAAGTTCACTATAAATATCTTGCATTTTACacccattaaatataaaatagcgTGTAAATAAGTTAAAATTCAGTGTAAATATCATACATTTTAGGATAATAGCTATTTTCCCCCCTGCCATATTAGCGAAGTTTGAAAAAcacccctgtaaaaaaaaaatttagattccCTCCCTAACATATTCAGATTCCTACAAATTGGTCCCTCCCCCCATCCAGTCACCAGaatctgaatttttttaataattttttgagtTATTTTAATTAGTGACATGGAATAGATGATGAGTTGGCACAGTAATTGAAGGTAGCTGCGGTAAAAACTTTTCATGAGTTCACAACCCTCAATCCTCAATCCCAAACCGAAAACCCTAAAACATTATTTGAAGCAAAATCAACCACAAATTTCCTATCTTGTTAACGTTAAACCCAGATGTTCATCACCAAAATCAACCACCTGCAAATCAATTTTTGAAGCAAGGCACAAACGCTCTTCCTCGCATTGAGTTTTGAAAGGTATGTCATGTATAAACGTTGTTTTTTTGTGCGTTAAAAGATTGAGTTGTTCTGAACATTTTTTACTTCTCTTGTGGTCCCAATCCAATTTTGTGGTCGCCTAATGCGAGTTGTTTATATTAAATTTCAGAAATGTCCACCATCAGTGTCGTATTTCACCATGGGGGTCAATTTGTGCGTGAAAAAAGGTTCATCTTCTACAAGGGTGGGGACGAAACTATTGTTCACGAACAAGACCCGGATACTTGGAGCTACTTTGAAGCTTTTAGTTTAGTTAAAGACTGGGGTAATGTTGGTTTTAGACTGTGGAGGAAGATCCCCGGTGTTGATGATAGTTACTTCCATGTCACTGATGACAAAGAAGCTATGGAAATTGCCACACATTGTATCAATAATAACGTCGATGGTCATATATGGGTTGAACACAATGTTGTGGATACCGTAAGCAAGGTTTCTATGCCATCTGGTTGTAACCCTATGCAAGAAAATGATGACAGCAGTAGCAGCAGTGATGACAGTGATATTGAAGGAAAATTGTTTGATGATAGTGAAGAAGAGAGGGCAACAGTAGAAAATGAAGGTTACGAGGAAGAACAAGCAGCCCCTGAAGTTGATGCTGATTATGTTGAAGTGGAATTAGAGAAATCCACAGAAGGTAGAAGGCTTGAGGGGAATGGCAAATCAGTTGCTTACAAGAGATGTGCTAGCAAGAAAAGCAAGATGACTGAACAGTTACCCAAAGTCAAGGTATTTGTTCCATCTAAACTGTTTGGTTGTACCTCAAGCAAGATCCCCACTAATATCCCAAGAGATGATGTTGATTATTGTAGTGAGGAATTGGACAGTTCTGATCCCGATGAAAGTGGTGATGAAAAGAATCCAAAATATGAAAAGTTTAGAAGTGAGTTGATGAATAAAGACTTCAAATTCAAGTTAGGAATGGAATTTAATTCTTTGGTGGAGTTCAAAGATGCTATTAGGGAATGGTCTGTTCTTAATGGAAGAGAGATAAGgtttgtaaaaaatgaaaactATAGGGTTAGGGTGGAGTGTAAGGGCAAATGTGGTTTTTTGGCTTTGTGTAGTAAAGTTGGTGACAGACACACTTACCAACTAAAAACATGGGTGGGGTCACATAGTTGTGCTAGGGTTTTAAATAACAAATCAGCCAACTCAAAGTGGGTATCAAAGCTAGTGGTGGAAAAAAGGAAGTCCATGGGAAAGGTAAAAGTGTCTGAAATAATGTCTGAAATGAGAATGAAATATGTTGTGGGTATCACTAAAGGCAAAGCATGGAGAGCATAATGCTTGGCTGAAGAAATAGTTGAAGGAGATGCAACTAGGCAATACACTATGTTATGGAGGTATGCAGCAGAGCTTAAAAAACAATGTCCTGGGAATACTATCAAGATTGATGTGGAGAGGCCTCTGCCTACTATTCAACCAAGATTTGATAAGTTTTACTTTTGCTTGGATGGATGCAAGAAGGGATTCATTAATGGCTGTAGGCCGTTCATTGGTGTGGATGGATGCCATCTTAAAACAAAGTATGGAGGTCAACTCTTAGTAGCTGTGCCTAGAGATCCAAATGACCAGTATTATCCATTGGCTTTTGGagttgtagagactgaatcaaaAGAAAGCTGGAGGTGGTTCTTGCAATTACTTATGGAAGATGTTGGTGTAGAGAGGAAATATGTGTTTATATCAGATCAACAAAAGGTTTGCTCTTTTATACAACTTTATTTTCTTACTTGTTGTATATtgttctttccttttcctgactAATCCACTACTTACAGGGACTTGTAGCAGTGTTTGAAGAAATGTTTGAGCAGATTGAGCATAGAATTTGTCTTAGACATCTCTAtgcaaattttaagaaaaagtttGGTGGTGGTGCAGCAATTAGGGATCTCTTAATGGGAGCTGCTAAAACAACATATTTTCAAGCTTGGGAGAAAAAGATGAATGAGTTGAAGGCCCTTGACAAGAAGGCATGGGAATGGCTTATGGGTGTTCCAACCATCTGTTCACAAGCCTAAGAGGAAGAGGGTTAGTGAAAGGATTAAGATTTTGAAGAATTCAAGGCAAATTAGTGGGCCTGGCTCAACTTCAGATACACCATTGGTACTTGATGATGCGGATGAAAAATGGAAGGACATTGCAAGAAGAATGACTCAGTAGTTTATTTGTAACTTTATGGCATTAGGGGAATTCATTGTTTTTGGTGACTGTTTGCAATGAATATGTAATAGATGTTGTAAGGTTTCTAAACctctttttgtaatgaacatgTGGTTCAATTGTTTCTGATGCTGTAATGAACAAGTGGTTTCTAAGCctctttttgtaatgaacatgTAATGATCATGTGTTGGTTCTATGCctctttttgtaatgaacatATAATGATCATGTTATTGATCATTGTAATGCAACTGTTATCAGTATTATAGTGGTATGAGCATTCTGTTATGAGCATTTTGTTATCAATATTCTATTTGTTTTGGTCTGCAATAAGAAATTGTATTATGACATTTAATTGTATCATAGCAGCTGGTGTTATAAGGATTCTGTTATGGCATTTTCAATATTGGATATCACAATAAAGGCATTTATATGGCAGTCTGGTGTTATGGTATCAAAGTATTAGATATCTGTTATTAAGCATTCTGTTATGGCAGATAAATTTGGCACATAAACCTTGGCATGTAAATTTGGCACATAATTGAGCAACATTGATTCACAACAATCTGAAATAACAATTGAATATGGTCTGTTACATATAATTGAGCAACATTGATTCACATTAGAAATTTGAGTTACACGACATTCATGAAATCATGTTTCTTACATTCTTCCTAAGCCTATAACATAAATTCTTACATTCTACCTAAGCCTATACCATAAAACACACAGTAACAAGCAACTATTGATATCACAAATTTCACTACTTTTCTAGTGTTGTCAATAGTAATCTTCAATTCTTCGATCTCCTTCGTGAGCATCTTAATCTGGTGAGCCACAGTCTCGCACGTACAGACCAAACGATCTTCCTTTGAAACGTCCACTCCAAAATACTCATCATCCCATAGAAACAGCTCGCAATCCTCCTCTTTCTGCAAACACATAATACAGTTATGTTCCAAATAGCTGGAAATCAGAATAAGTAGAAGAAATAGAAAATTGGAAAGCTAATGAATCTAACCCCCCAGTGCTTGCACTTCCAGTATTTTCTCCCTGGATTTGCTTTGGATTTGGAAATAAACATTTTCATTGGGAGATCGTGTCCACATTTGGGTCTTGTTCTTCCATTAGAGAGGATGCTTGTGTTTGAGCTTTCTTCCATGAAGACGAAGATGAGAACGCAACAGCGGGAATACGACAAAGGAAGAACGAGGGTTTTGCTTGTAGAAAGGAGAAGATGATCGAGCTTttttatgagaagaagaagatgactTTCTCGGGCTGCTGTTGAAgaagggagaagaagaagataacctAATTTGTTTTAGGGTTTTCGGTTTGGGATTGAGGATTGAGGGTTGTGAACTCATGAATTTTTTTTACCGCAGCTACCTTCAATTACTGTGCCAACTCATCAACTATTCCATGTCACTAATTAAAATAactcaaaaaattattaaaaaaattcagattCTGGTGACTGGATGGGGGGAGGGACCAATTTGTAGGAATCTGAATATGTTAGGGAGggaatctaaatttttttttttacaggggtgTTTTTCAAACGTCGCTAATATGGCAGGGGGGAAAATAGCTATTATCCCTACATTTTACATTCGTTATATTCTACAACCCTTTTTTATCTTCACCATCAGTGTATGTTTGAAACATTCCACAATCATAATATACATGACGAGGGGTTCCGTTTCTATCCATCAACCCCaatcatgttgattttggtgatcATAGAAATAAATTACTCATCGGtcagattaacatgtgcattagGGGTGGCACCAGGCTTAGATTTGTTCTTACACTCAACCATATGACCTAGTTTTCCATCATTGAAGCAAGAGAACAAACTTGTGTAATTTCTttgtggtggtggttgttgttgccTAGAAATATATGGGAACTTAGGACCCTTGAAGGATTCCCatttttaatttggtttaaatattGTGGTTATGAATCTTTAATGGTTTTTCAAATGGGTTTAAACCATGCTGATTTTCTTTTGGTTGTTTGAAACAAATTTTTGATCTTGTCTCTGAAttgaaaattctttttttttttgtggagaagaaattctaaaagaaaatcttTCAAACCAGGGGCAGTGTTTCAATAATAAAAGCAATCTGAAACTGCTCATCTAAAAACACACCTTCAGTGATGATCTCATGAACAATATTTTGAATTTCATGACATTGATCCTCCAAGGACCTTTCATCTACCATCTGATACTTCGCGTAGCGATTAATGACTATTTCTTTACTCTGACCTCTTCAGTATCATATTTCTTTTGTAGAGCTTCTCAAACCTATTTTACAATATCTAATGTAATAATCATACATATCATTTTTTAGTCCATTCAAAATATTGTTTTTGTAGAGATAATCAATCTCTTTCGATAATGCAATTTTTCCTAAaaagtaaatcattttctttaatcCAGAGATTTTTTACTGTTAATTTCCTAATTTGATCCATAAGGTGTTGTACGGGTTTGAAAAACGATGTCCAAATAAAATTCTTTGATAAAAAGAGAGTTTCAAAAGAGTTTGTAAGACAAACAAGGAAGAAGCAACAATATAAAGAAAAGGGTTAATATCACTTTACCCCTCTGtcatataggcgtgttttgctttacccccctctaaaaaaaatttattggacaaaccttgccaaATAAAGactccatcaaatttgaccctgatcaaatttttttgccaagattcttagaatcttgcctacgtggcatttttggtagtgctgactgtacaacacataagcgatgtggcacagtcagcactccCACgtggaaattattttttttttaaacttaaaatttttttttttaaaaaaaaattttaaaacttttttttattttttttttacgtttttaaaaaatatttgacaatacctgacgatttacctgcgaatttgacaatatctacggatttaaaaatacctggggatttacctttaaaaatacctgcgaatttacatacgaatttgacaatacctgcgggtttacctacggatttacttgcggatttacctacggatttaaaat
Encoded proteins:
- the LOC131656079 gene encoding uncharacterized protein LOC131656079, which codes for MEESSNTSILSNGRTRPKCGHDLPMKMFISKSKANPGRKYWKCKHWGKEEDCELFLWDDEYFGVDVSKEDRLVCTCETVAHQIKMLTKEIEELKITIDNTRKVVKFVISIVACYCVFYGIGLGRM